Sequence from the Thermoanaerobacter uzonensis DSM 18761 genome:
AGGTGCACAGCTGGGTAGCCAAGTTCGGAGTGGATAAACGCTGAAAGCATCTAAGCGTGAAGCCCGCCTCAAGATTAGGTTTCCCACCCGAAAGGGGTAAGACACCTCGAAGACCACGAGGTAGATAGGCCGGGGGTGTAAGAGTGGAAACACTTTTAGCTGACCGGTACTAATCAGTCGAGGACTTGACCTTTGGCTTTGTGCAGTTTTGAAGGTCTAGATTTCCGGTGGCGATAGCGGAGGGGAAACACCCGTTCCCATTCCGAACACGGAAGTTAAGCCCTCCAGCGCCGATGGTACTGCTTTCGCGGAAGAGTAGGTCGCTGCCGGTAAAATTTTATAAAGCCCCCTTTATAAATAAACTCCTTTATAGGAGTTTATTTTTTTATATATACTTCCCAGACGCCAGTTAACACTTCCTCTATTTTTAAAGTGCAACCTATTTTAGAAAAGTACGTTTCTATATTGTCCAAGCTACAGCGATGGTCTACAACCACTTTTAATACATCTCCTTCTTTCATTTCTTCATATTTTTTTCTAGTTTT
This genomic interval carries:
- a CDS encoding sulfurtransferase TusA family protein; amino-acid sequence: MVHEIMCMGEICPLPLLKTRKKYEEMKEGDVLKVVVDHRCSLDNIETYFSKIGCTLKIEEVLTGVWEVYIKK